A single window of Solanum dulcamara chromosome 5, daSolDulc1.2, whole genome shotgun sequence DNA harbors:
- the LOC129890043 gene encoding uncharacterized protein LOC129890043 isoform X3, protein MSKIMEIPPGFTKPLCKRICINDTYMQDDKSKTGSVNELSGKMCSLRERVPPNPFIPVHFRLRPRVPPGSPPKQRSDVTASQPSRRGPGRPQKQKSDEISASQPSRRRPGRPRKKISNAVSPPAPPSGLTEEVPVQISATAGAPELVAPPPGPSLGSSSHSPLEVPYNSEEEQSETKLNLNPLLRLKKPPRTNCTPEMLDEELKKVILKVEYLLVQKLLTSENDDVDCMVHQANTTFTYLKGFGVDYGSFYRDVTEYIEHRYNLHDAERQETSLSFSVWGGNYLNAMRNVNDVDEVIVRTHGEHEKVKEKMGSLKRQIEVLNQELAHFEHEDERLRRDMIKYKEAREVAEAKRKEINTQLEAAQAKLREIKQRKNAALVGIESTTRRLESTYR, encoded by the exons ATGTCAAAGATAATGGAAATTCCACCTGGGTTTACAAAACCTTTGTGCAAAAGAATTTGTATTAATGATACATACATGCAAGATGATAAGAGCAAAACTGGCTCTGTTAATGAACTTTCTGGTAAAATGTGCAGTTTAAGAGAAAGAGTCCCCCCAAATCCCTTTATTCCCGTCCATTTCCGGCTCCGTCCACGTGTCCCCCCGGGTAGCCCTCCCAAACAGAGATCAGATG TGACAGCTTCGCAACCTTCACGCCGCGGACCTGGTCGCCCTCAGAAACAGAAATCAGATG AAATTTCAGCCTCACAACCTTCACGGCGTCGCCCAGGTCGCCCTCGGAAAAAGATATCAAATG CAGTTTCACCTCCTGCACCACCATCGGGGTTGACCGAAGAAGTTCCAGTACAAATTTCTGCGACTGCAGGTGCTCCAGAGCTAGTTGCCCCACCTCCCGGGCCGTCTTTGGGATCAAGCAGTCATAGTCCTTTGGAAGTTCCCTATAATAGTGAGGAGGAACAAAGTGAAACAAAGTTAAATCTAAATCCTTTATTAAGACTGAAGAAACCCCCAAGGACAAATTGTACACCCGAGATGCTTGATGAAGAACTGAAGAAAGTGATTCTTAAAGTTGAGTATTTATTGGTGCAAAAGTTGCTTACTTCTGAGAACGACGACGTAGATTGCATGGTTCATCAGGCCAATACTACCTTTACATATTTGAAAGGATTTGGTGTTGATTATGGCTCTTTTTACAGAGATGTCACTGAATACATTGAACATCGCTACAATTTACATGATGCAGAGAGACAAGAAACCTCGTTGTCTTTCTCAGTGTGGGGGGGAAATTATTTAAACGCTATGCGAAATGTAAATGATGTTGATGAGGTTATCGTTCGTACTCATGGAGAACATGAGAAGGTCAAAGAGAAAATGGGATCTTTGAAGAGGCAAATAGAAGTTCTGAATCAAGAGTTAGCACATTTCGAACATGAAGATGAGCGTCTGAgacgtgatatgataaaatataaagaagCACGTGAAGTTGCAGaagccaagagaaaagaaattaACACACAGTTGGAGGCAGCTCAAGCAAAGCTAAGGGAAATCAAGCAACGCAAGAATGCAGCTCTCGTAGGGATTGAATCCACCACCCGACGCCTAGAGTCTACATATCGTTGA
- the LOC129890043 gene encoding uncharacterized protein LOC129890043 isoform X4 encodes MSKIMEIPPGFTKPLCKRICINDTYMQDDKSKTGSVNELSGKMCSLRERVPPNPFIPVHFRLRPRVPPGSPPKQRSDVTASQPSRRGPGRPQKQKSDEISASQPSRRRPGRPRKKISNVSPPAPPSGLTEEVPVQISATAGAPELVAPPPGPSLGSSSHSPLEVPYNSEEEQSETKLNLNPLLRLKKPPRTNCTPEMLDEELKKVILKVEYLLVQKLLTSENDDVDCMVHQANTTFTYLKGFGVDYGSFYRDVTEYIEHRYNLHDAERQETSLSFSVWGGNYLNAMRNVNDVDEVIVRTHGEHEKVKEKMGSLKRQIEVLNQELAHFEHEDERLRRDMIKYKEAREVAEAKRKEINTQLEAAQAKLREIKQRKNAALVGIESTTRRLESTYR; translated from the exons ATGTCAAAGATAATGGAAATTCCACCTGGGTTTACAAAACCTTTGTGCAAAAGAATTTGTATTAATGATACATACATGCAAGATGATAAGAGCAAAACTGGCTCTGTTAATGAACTTTCTGGTAAAATGTGCAGTTTAAGAGAAAGAGTCCCCCCAAATCCCTTTATTCCCGTCCATTTCCGGCTCCGTCCACGTGTCCCCCCGGGTAGCCCTCCCAAACAGAGATCAGATG TGACAGCTTCGCAACCTTCACGCCGCGGACCTGGTCGCCCTCAGAAACAGAAATCAGATG AAATTTCAGCCTCACAACCTTCACGGCGTCGCCCAGGTCGCCCTCGGAAAAAGATATCAAATG TTTCACCTCCTGCACCACCATCGGGGTTGACCGAAGAAGTTCCAGTACAAATTTCTGCGACTGCAGGTGCTCCAGAGCTAGTTGCCCCACCTCCCGGGCCGTCTTTGGGATCAAGCAGTCATAGTCCTTTGGAAGTTCCCTATAATAGTGAGGAGGAACAAAGTGAAACAAAGTTAAATCTAAATCCTTTATTAAGACTGAAGAAACCCCCAAGGACAAATTGTACACCCGAGATGCTTGATGAAGAACTGAAGAAAGTGATTCTTAAAGTTGAGTATTTATTGGTGCAAAAGTTGCTTACTTCTGAGAACGACGACGTAGATTGCATGGTTCATCAGGCCAATACTACCTTTACATATTTGAAAGGATTTGGTGTTGATTATGGCTCTTTTTACAGAGATGTCACTGAATACATTGAACATCGCTACAATTTACATGATGCAGAGAGACAAGAAACCTCGTTGTCTTTCTCAGTGTGGGGGGGAAATTATTTAAACGCTATGCGAAATGTAAATGATGTTGATGAGGTTATCGTTCGTACTCATGGAGAACATGAGAAGGTCAAAGAGAAAATGGGATCTTTGAAGAGGCAAATAGAAGTTCTGAATCAAGAGTTAGCACATTTCGAACATGAAGATGAGCGTCTGAgacgtgatatgataaaatataaagaagCACGTGAAGTTGCAGaagccaagagaaaagaaattaACACACAGTTGGAGGCAGCTCAAGCAAAGCTAAGGGAAATCAAGCAACGCAAGAATGCAGCTCTCGTAGGGATTGAATCCACCACCCGACGCCTAGAGTCTACATATCGTTGA
- the LOC129890043 gene encoding uncharacterized protein LOC129890043 isoform X2 — MSKIMEIPPGFTKPLCKRICINDTYMQDDKSKTGSVNELSGKMCSLRERVPPNPFIPVHFRLRPRVPPGSPPKQRSDASQPSRRGPGRPQKQKSDEISASQPSRRRPGRPRKKISNAPAVSPPAPPSGLTEEVPVQISATAGAPELVAPPPGPSLGSSSHSPLEVPYNSEEEQSETKLNLNPLLRLKKPPRTNCTPEMLDEELKKVILKVEYLLVQKLLTSENDDVDCMVHQANTTFTYLKGFGVDYGSFYRDVTEYIEHRYNLHDAERQETSLSFSVWGGNYLNAMRNVNDVDEVIVRTHGEHEKVKEKMGSLKRQIEVLNQELAHFEHEDERLRRDMIKYKEAREVAEAKRKEINTQLEAAQAKLREIKQRKNAALVGIESTTRRLESTYR, encoded by the exons ATGTCAAAGATAATGGAAATTCCACCTGGGTTTACAAAACCTTTGTGCAAAAGAATTTGTATTAATGATACATACATGCAAGATGATAAGAGCAAAACTGGCTCTGTTAATGAACTTTCTGGTAAAATGTGCAGTTTAAGAGAAAGAGTCCCCCCAAATCCCTTTATTCCCGTCCATTTCCGGCTCCGTCCACGTGTCCCCCCGGGTAGCCCTCCCAAACAGAGATCAGATG CTTCGCAACCTTCACGCCGCGGACCTGGTCGCCCTCAGAAACAGAAATCAGATG AAATTTCAGCCTCACAACCTTCACGGCGTCGCCCAGGTCGCCCTCGGAAAAAGATATCAAATG CTCCAGCAGTTTCACCTCCTGCACCACCATCGGGGTTGACCGAAGAAGTTCCAGTACAAATTTCTGCGACTGCAGGTGCTCCAGAGCTAGTTGCCCCACCTCCCGGGCCGTCTTTGGGATCAAGCAGTCATAGTCCTTTGGAAGTTCCCTATAATAGTGAGGAGGAACAAAGTGAAACAAAGTTAAATCTAAATCCTTTATTAAGACTGAAGAAACCCCCAAGGACAAATTGTACACCCGAGATGCTTGATGAAGAACTGAAGAAAGTGATTCTTAAAGTTGAGTATTTATTGGTGCAAAAGTTGCTTACTTCTGAGAACGACGACGTAGATTGCATGGTTCATCAGGCCAATACTACCTTTACATATTTGAAAGGATTTGGTGTTGATTATGGCTCTTTTTACAGAGATGTCACTGAATACATTGAACATCGCTACAATTTACATGATGCAGAGAGACAAGAAACCTCGTTGTCTTTCTCAGTGTGGGGGGGAAATTATTTAAACGCTATGCGAAATGTAAATGATGTTGATGAGGTTATCGTTCGTACTCATGGAGAACATGAGAAGGTCAAAGAGAAAATGGGATCTTTGAAGAGGCAAATAGAAGTTCTGAATCAAGAGTTAGCACATTTCGAACATGAAGATGAGCGTCTGAgacgtgatatgataaaatataaagaagCACGTGAAGTTGCAGaagccaagagaaaagaaattaACACACAGTTGGAGGCAGCTCAAGCAAAGCTAAGGGAAATCAAGCAACGCAAGAATGCAGCTCTCGTAGGGATTGAATCCACCACCCGACGCCTAGAGTCTACATATCGTTGA
- the LOC129890043 gene encoding uncharacterized protein LOC129890043 isoform X5 encodes MTASQPSRRGPGRPQKQKSDEISASQPSRRRPGRPRKKISNAPAVSPPAPPSGLTEEVPVQISATAGAPELVAPPPGPSLGSSSHSPLEVPYNSEEEQSETKLNLNPLLRLKKPPRTNCTPEMLDEELKKVILKVEYLLVQKLLTSENDDVDCMVHQANTTFTYLKGFGVDYGSFYRDVTEYIEHRYNLHDAERQETSLSFSVWGGNYLNAMRNVNDVDEVIVRTHGEHEKVKEKMGSLKRQIEVLNQELAHFEHEDERLRRDMIKYKEAREVAEAKRKEINTQLEAAQAKLREIKQRKNAALVGIESTTRRLESTYR; translated from the exons A TGACAGCTTCGCAACCTTCACGCCGCGGACCTGGTCGCCCTCAGAAACAGAAATCAGATG AAATTTCAGCCTCACAACCTTCACGGCGTCGCCCAGGTCGCCCTCGGAAAAAGATATCAAATG CTCCAGCAGTTTCACCTCCTGCACCACCATCGGGGTTGACCGAAGAAGTTCCAGTACAAATTTCTGCGACTGCAGGTGCTCCAGAGCTAGTTGCCCCACCTCCCGGGCCGTCTTTGGGATCAAGCAGTCATAGTCCTTTGGAAGTTCCCTATAATAGTGAGGAGGAACAAAGTGAAACAAAGTTAAATCTAAATCCTTTATTAAGACTGAAGAAACCCCCAAGGACAAATTGTACACCCGAGATGCTTGATGAAGAACTGAAGAAAGTGATTCTTAAAGTTGAGTATTTATTGGTGCAAAAGTTGCTTACTTCTGAGAACGACGACGTAGATTGCATGGTTCATCAGGCCAATACTACCTTTACATATTTGAAAGGATTTGGTGTTGATTATGGCTCTTTTTACAGAGATGTCACTGAATACATTGAACATCGCTACAATTTACATGATGCAGAGAGACAAGAAACCTCGTTGTCTTTCTCAGTGTGGGGGGGAAATTATTTAAACGCTATGCGAAATGTAAATGATGTTGATGAGGTTATCGTTCGTACTCATGGAGAACATGAGAAGGTCAAAGAGAAAATGGGATCTTTGAAGAGGCAAATAGAAGTTCTGAATCAAGAGTTAGCACATTTCGAACATGAAGATGAGCGTCTGAgacgtgatatgataaaatataaagaagCACGTGAAGTTGCAGaagccaagagaaaagaaattaACACACAGTTGGAGGCAGCTCAAGCAAAGCTAAGGGAAATCAAGCAACGCAAGAATGCAGCTCTCGTAGGGATTGAATCCACCACCCGACGCCTAGAGTCTACATATCGTTGA
- the LOC129890043 gene encoding uncharacterized protein LOC129890043 isoform X1, whose protein sequence is MSKIMEIPPGFTKPLCKRICINDTYMQDDKSKTGSVNELSGKMCSLRERVPPNPFIPVHFRLRPRVPPGSPPKQRSDVTASQPSRRGPGRPQKQKSDEISASQPSRRRPGRPRKKISNAPAVSPPAPPSGLTEEVPVQISATAGAPELVAPPPGPSLGSSSHSPLEVPYNSEEEQSETKLNLNPLLRLKKPPRTNCTPEMLDEELKKVILKVEYLLVQKLLTSENDDVDCMVHQANTTFTYLKGFGVDYGSFYRDVTEYIEHRYNLHDAERQETSLSFSVWGGNYLNAMRNVNDVDEVIVRTHGEHEKVKEKMGSLKRQIEVLNQELAHFEHEDERLRRDMIKYKEAREVAEAKRKEINTQLEAAQAKLREIKQRKNAALVGIESTTRRLESTYR, encoded by the exons ATGTCAAAGATAATGGAAATTCCACCTGGGTTTACAAAACCTTTGTGCAAAAGAATTTGTATTAATGATACATACATGCAAGATGATAAGAGCAAAACTGGCTCTGTTAATGAACTTTCTGGTAAAATGTGCAGTTTAAGAGAAAGAGTCCCCCCAAATCCCTTTATTCCCGTCCATTTCCGGCTCCGTCCACGTGTCCCCCCGGGTAGCCCTCCCAAACAGAGATCAGATG TGACAGCTTCGCAACCTTCACGCCGCGGACCTGGTCGCCCTCAGAAACAGAAATCAGATG AAATTTCAGCCTCACAACCTTCACGGCGTCGCCCAGGTCGCCCTCGGAAAAAGATATCAAATG CTCCAGCAGTTTCACCTCCTGCACCACCATCGGGGTTGACCGAAGAAGTTCCAGTACAAATTTCTGCGACTGCAGGTGCTCCAGAGCTAGTTGCCCCACCTCCCGGGCCGTCTTTGGGATCAAGCAGTCATAGTCCTTTGGAAGTTCCCTATAATAGTGAGGAGGAACAAAGTGAAACAAAGTTAAATCTAAATCCTTTATTAAGACTGAAGAAACCCCCAAGGACAAATTGTACACCCGAGATGCTTGATGAAGAACTGAAGAAAGTGATTCTTAAAGTTGAGTATTTATTGGTGCAAAAGTTGCTTACTTCTGAGAACGACGACGTAGATTGCATGGTTCATCAGGCCAATACTACCTTTACATATTTGAAAGGATTTGGTGTTGATTATGGCTCTTTTTACAGAGATGTCACTGAATACATTGAACATCGCTACAATTTACATGATGCAGAGAGACAAGAAACCTCGTTGTCTTTCTCAGTGTGGGGGGGAAATTATTTAAACGCTATGCGAAATGTAAATGATGTTGATGAGGTTATCGTTCGTACTCATGGAGAACATGAGAAGGTCAAAGAGAAAATGGGATCTTTGAAGAGGCAAATAGAAGTTCTGAATCAAGAGTTAGCACATTTCGAACATGAAGATGAGCGTCTGAgacgtgatatgataaaatataaagaagCACGTGAAGTTGCAGaagccaagagaaaagaaattaACACACAGTTGGAGGCAGCTCAAGCAAAGCTAAGGGAAATCAAGCAACGCAAGAATGCAGCTCTCGTAGGGATTGAATCCACCACCCGACGCCTAGAGTCTACATATCGTTGA